Genomic DNA from Acidobacteriota bacterium:
CGTACGGATCGACGCCGGTGGACTCGAAGGCGTCCATCCAGGCCTTTTGATTGAAATGCTCTTCCCAACCGTCGAATCGAGCGCCGCCGCGCCAGGCCGCCTCCAGCACCGGCCCCAACGCACGATCGCCCCGCGAGAAGACACCTTCAAGAAAGCTCGTCTCGCATTGATGATGCTTGAATCGCACCCCACGCTTGACCCGCGAGGTGATGCGTGCCTGTTTCATGTACAGGCTATCCAGACGGTCCATGCCAACCCACTGGAACGGCGTTTCGGCCTTGGGGATGAAGGACGACGCGGACATCGTCACAAGCGGGCCACGGGTCTTGCCGTGGATCTTCCGACCGATGGCGGCAATCTCGTGGGCCAGATCGACCATCCCGTCGACATCGGCGTCGGTCTCGGTGGGGAGTCCGATCATGAAGTACAGCTTGATGTGATCCCAGCCGGCCTCGAATGCCAATCGACAGGCGGTCAGGATCTGCGTCTCATCGAGGTTCTTGTTCACCACATCGCGCATCCGCTGCGTGCCGGCCTCCGGGGCGATGGTGAATCCGGACTTGCGAACACGGCGCACTTCGTGGGCCAGCTCCGGAGTGATCGTCGACGCGTGCATCGATGACAGAGAGATGGACACGCGCTCCGGCTCGAATCGGTCCATCAGGTCGAACATGACGGGATGAACCGCGCCGTACTCGCCGGTGTTCAACGAAGAAAGCGAGAATTCATCGTAACCGGTCGAGCGAACCGACCGAACCACCGTGTCGCGAACCTGATTCGGGTCGCGCTCGCGGGTGGGTCGATAGACGTAACCCGCCTGACAGAAACGACAGCCGACGGGACACCCACGCATGATCTCGACGGAGACTCGATCATGAACGATCTCGCCGTGGGGAACGATGATTCGATCGGGAAACGGAAAACGATCCAGATCATCGAGGATACGTCGCATGACCGGGAACGGAGCCTCGCCGCCATCCTGCGGAATCAGCAGCCCACTGGTCTCGTCCTTCTCGACGGGGTAGAGCGCGGGTGCATAGACACCCTCAATCTGCGCCGCTGCGCGGATTCGCTCGGCCCGGGTGGCACCGGCACGCTTCTGAGCGGCAAGCTGCTCGAGGAATTCCCCCAGCATCTCCTCGCCGTCACCGACGAAGACCAGGTCGACGAAGTCGGCCATCGGTTCGATGTTGAACACGACGGGGCCGCCGACGACAACGAGCGGGTCATCCTCTCCGCGGTCGGCCGAACGAAGTGGAATGCCGCCGAGATCGAGCATCTCCAACACGTTGGTCGAGGTCATCTCGTACTGCAGCGAAAACCCGACGACGTCGAACGCGCCGAGCGGGCGCGAAGTTTCGAGACTACACAGCCTAAGATCGTGAGCGCGAATCGCATCCGCCATGTCGGGCCACGGGCAGAACACCCGCTCGGCCACGGTGTCGGCGCGTTGGTTCAACAGCGAATAGAGAATGCGATAACCGAGGTGGGACATCCCGATCTCGTAGACGTCGGGGAAGCCGAGCGCGAAGCTGAGCGAGACGGAGGCGTCATCCTTGACGATCTCGTTCCACTCGCCGCCGATGTAACGCGTTGGCTTCTGCACCGTATGCAGAATCCCATCATAAGGCGTACTTCTGAAGCTCGAAGCCAACGTAGTCCCCCCGCGCGTGCAG
This window encodes:
- a CDS encoding TIGR03960 family B12-binding radical SAM protein, with translation MASSFRSTPYDGILHTVQKPTRYIGGEWNEIVKDDASVSLSFALGFPDVYEIGMSHLGYRILYSLLNQRADTVAERVFCPWPDMADAIRAHDLRLCSLETSRPLGAFDVVGFSLQYEMTSTNVLEMLDLGGIPLRSADRGEDDPLVVVGGPVVFNIEPMADFVDLVFVGDGEEMLGEFLEQLAAQKRAGATRAERIRAAAQIEGVYAPALYPVEKDETSGLLIPQDGGEAPFPVMRRILDDLDRFPFPDRIIVPHGEIVHDRVSVEIMRGCPVGCRFCQAGYVYRPTRERDPNQVRDTVVRSVRSTGYDEFSLSSLNTGEYGAVHPVMFDLMDRFEPERVSISLSSMHASTITPELAHEVRRVRKSGFTIAPEAGTQRMRDVVNKNLDETQILTACRLAFEAGWDHIKLYFMIGLPTETDADVDGMVDLAHEIAAIGRKIHGKTRGPLVTMSASSFIPKAETPFQWVGMDRLDSLYMKQARITSRVKRGVRFKHHQCETSFLEGVFSRGDRALGPVLEAAWRGGARFDGWEEHFNQKAWMDAFESTGVDPYGYAYNDLDPTRPLPWHVVHSRINRKWLAIELKRAMETATLSVCGPKDCHGCAPFARDCVKGVVSETTDRPLRSDLPLLATPAAPGPGEPIDATRAPKLPVHGPQGETALEEADSRPHYRYRARFTKQGRLRFLGHLDLTRTLLRALRRAGLELVYSNGFNPKPKVGFSPALAVGVCSDGEFMDFESYTRLHPDRSLTAINASLPRGVRFEALQEVDRKAPALGEAIEAASYRVESGDDVDLAGRIDGFRQATEILVERTRKNGKQQTFDLKREVLSIEAPRRNALRMTLAIRRQGASVRPEEVLNELLGKDVRVELTREGLLMDWHGRLLDPLLAASAATGARSPR